The window GTGGATATCGGGGCTGTGGCGCGGTCGCTGCCGGCGAATGTTTCAAAGAAGTGAAAATCTCCGGTGTAGGCGTCGCGCAATTCATTTATCTGCGGGAGAGACGAATCGCGCGCTTACAACAACGGGGACCGAGAGACTGTCCGGCGATTGAGTCGGCTGGATCCTAGCGATGAGGGACAGCCCTGAATCTATCCCGCGGGGACGCGGGACTTCGCTACGCTCAGCGAGCAGGCGAATTTGTCTTGGGACAGTCCCCATCGCCTTGAATAGAAACGAAAAAGGCACCCGACGAAATTCGTCGAATGCCTTGAATGAGCCGTTGGGGAGGCGATTAGCGCTTGGAGAACTGGAAGCGAGCGCGAGCGCCTTTCTGTCCGTACTTCTTGCGTTCCTTCATGCGGGGATCGCGCGTAAGATAACCGCCCTTTCGCAGGGCCGCGCGAAGCTCAGGGTTATATTCGAGCAAAGCGCGTGCGATTCCGTGGCGCAGGGCTCCCGCCTGACCGGATAGTCCCCCACCTTCCACATTTGCGAACACATCAAATTGTCCGACGGTTTGTGTGACCTCGAGAGGCTGTCTGATGATCATTGACAGCGTTTCGCGGCGGAAGTAATCATCGAGAGAAGCTCCGTTGACGGTAAAATTTCCC is drawn from Candidatus Abyssobacteria bacterium SURF_5 and contains these coding sequences:
- a CDS encoding 30S ribosomal protein S9, whose amino-acid sequence is MAQQQVYSGTGRRKSSLARVRLQRGAGNFTVNGASLDDYFRRETLSMIIRQPLEVTQTVGQFDVFANVEGGGLSGQAGALRHGIARALLEYNPELRAALRKGGYLTRDPRMKERKKYGQKGARARFQFSKR